DNA from Brassica napus cultivar Da-Ae chromosome C4, Da-Ae, whole genome shotgun sequence:
ttttaaatctccttcgcgtttaatttttttttccctgAACCAAATTCATCCCGACATCGAACCGGGGAAGGGATGACATGTCGGTAAGGATTCAATCCTTCCAGCCTTCTAATTAAGTTACGGTCCTTAATAAACCGtacttaattaaatttttttaattctatttttcttaaaaccGCGAGCTAAGGACTCAATAAACCGACCGTTGCGGTTGGTCTAAGGTTTTTGAGGTACGTGTATACAGATGAGTATTATTGAAAACTGTATACGTTTTATGACAAGCATAAGAATTGCACATGCGTACGTATACCATGACGAAGACAAAACAGTCGTatacaaataataatacataGTGTGTCGTACATAGTGCTTATTTCTCATATTTCAAAAAATGCTACTCgtttctgtaaaaaaaaactaataattaaaaacgTTAAAATAGTCAGATTGTAATTGACATCGAGAAAGATCTAATCCTGATTCGTGGATAACATCTGATAGCAATgtcttcaaattaaaaaaaaaactactactATAGAAAAATTCTCtatttaacaaaagaagaaaagagagagagagaggaaaaggAGTAGTGATTAAGGTCTGAGAATAATACAGCTAATTGATACTACTAAATTAATTGTCCATTGGATAATATAAATCacgcattatatatatattcctgcaatctatatatatattgtcgtTTAGCAGATCTCATCTGGACACGATAAAACATACGAGATCGCATCTCCACCGTCCAAAAAACTTGCTCGAGAGAGAACATCGCATCTCCACCgtctaaaaaaaaacttactcgACACAACCGCACTGTGTTGTGTTATCagaaaaaggaaataataaatactCTGTCGCCCACTTGATCGCATCTTCATCaaactttcttcttcctcctcatcgACTCTCCTCCCGACGCGTGTCCTCCTCTCCTCACTCTCCTTCTTTCTATCTATTCTTCCCCCCCCTCCCTTCATCTCCTACTCTTCCTCCGATCTTCTCTTTCAATCCAATCTCAATCCTATACCATGGAGGATCCCGACATCAAGAAGTGCAGACTCACTCCAAAGATGATCATCGCAACTCCTCCTCTCTTAATCTCCGTAGATGACGTCATCGAGCAAGTCATGCCGTACATAACCGACTCCAACGATCGAGACTCGGCCTCCCTCGTGTGCCGCAGATGGTTCAAGATTGACTCCGAGACCAGAGAGCACGTCACCATGGCCCTGTGCTACACCTCCACACCCGATCGCCTCAGCCGCCGGTTCCCGAATCTGAGGTCGCTCAAGCTCAAAGGGAAGCCCCGCGCGGCTATGTTCAACCTCATCCCCGAGAACTGGGGAGGGTTCGTGACCCCTTGGGTCAACGAGATAGCTGCGTCGCTGCGGAGGCTCAAGTCGGTGCACTTTAGGAGGATGATTGTTAGTGATTTGGATCTGGATGTTTTGGCTAAGTCGAGGTTGGATGAGCTTGAGgctttgaagcttgataagtgCTCTGGGTTCTCTACTGATGGACTGTTGAGCATCGTTAGGCACTGCAGGTACGTATCTTTTATTACGTATCATTTGTCCGAAGAACCGTATCTTAAAAAAAGGTTTGcaactctgttttttttatctacTGTTATTTACATTTCATTGGGACAAAGAATCGTAccttaaaaaaagttttgtgtCTTTGAAAATATGAGATGTGTCTTTAGCTCAATTGGGCAAGTGGAAAACTCTCTTTTGGTTTGGTGCCTACTTTTTGCTGTCTTTGGTGATATGTTGTTTGGACATTACTTCATTTGGTTTTGCTTACTAACACTTTATACACTTGTGACTATGCATAAGTAGCAGAATGATTTCGTTTCATCTGCAACCTGTTTTTGtctctttatgttttgtttccTGCTATGTATAGTTTGCACTTCTCTTTATTCATTATTAGCAAAAAGATTGAGTTCATGTTTATAACAATCTTCTTaaaatcggtctaggcggcACCTAAAACGAAGCAATTTTTCTAGaacaatatttttagaaaaccgATCCTAATCAATAATCCCATATAAAGTTTCTAACAAATTTTTTGAACATTGGTCTATAATGtcgtttttatgttttgtttcttgACAGGAGAATAAAAACATTGTTATTGGAAGAGAGTTCTTTTCTTGAGAAAGACGGCCAATGGCTACACGAGCTTGCTCTCCACAACACATCTCTCGAGGTTCTAAACTTCTACATGACTGAGTTCAACAAAATCAACCCCAAAGACTTGGAAACCATAGCTAGAAACTGCCGCCTCTCTCTGATCTCTGTGAAGGTCGGCGACCTAGAGATTCTGGAACTAGTTGGGTTCTTTAAAGCTGCAACTAACCTTGAAGAGTTCTGTGGTGGCTCCTTGAATGAGGATATTGGAATACCCGAGAAGTACATGAACCTCACTTTCCCACCAAAACTATGCCGTTTGGGCCTCTCTTACTTGGGAGCTAATGAAATGCCTATACTGTTTCCGTTCGCTGCACAAATCCGCAAGCTGGATCTGCTTTATGCGTTGCTGGAGACTGAGGATCACTGTACACTCATTCAAAAGTGTC
Protein-coding regions in this window:
- the LOC106450820 gene encoding coronatine-insensitive protein 1 — encoded protein: MEDPDIKKCRLTPKMIIATPPLLISVDDVIEQVMPYITDSNDRDSASLVCRRWFKIDSETREHVTMALCYTSTPDRLSRRFPNLRSLKLKGKPRAAMFNLIPENWGGFVTPWVNEIAASLRRLKSVHFRRMIVSDLDLDVLAKSRLDELEALKLDKCSGFSTDGLLSIVRHCRRIKTLLLEESSFLEKDGQWLHELALHNTSLEVLNFYMTEFNKINPKDLETIARNCRLSLISVKVGDLEILELVGFFKAATNLEEFCGGSLNEDIGIPEKYMNLTFPPKLCRLGLSYLGANEMPILFPFAAQIRKLDLLYALLETEDHCTLIQKCPNLEVLETRNVIGDRGLEVLAQHCKKLKRLRIERGADEQGMEDEEGLVSQRGLIALAQGCQELEYMAVYVSDITNESLESIGTHLKNLCDFRLVLLDREERITDLPLDNGVRSLLIGCKKLRRFAFYLRQGGLTDVGLSYIGRYSPNVRWMLLGYVGETDEGLMEFSRGCPSLQKLEMRGCCFSERAIAAAVMRLPSLRYLWVQGYRASTRGQDLRLMSRPYWNIELIPSRRIPEVNQLGEVREMEHPAHILAYYSLAGERTDCPPTVKVLKEET